The proteins below are encoded in one region of Saccopteryx leptura isolate mSacLep1 chromosome 1, mSacLep1_pri_phased_curated, whole genome shotgun sequence:
- the GRIN3B gene encoding glutamate receptor ionotropic, NMDA 3B produces MEFVRALWLGLALALGPAPVRGHPQPCDLLARLGGSVRLGALLPRAPAARARARAALARSALASRLPHNLSLELVVAATPARDPASLARGLCQTLAAPGVVAVLAFPEAQPELLQLHFLAAATETPVLSLLRLEARAPLGVPNPFHLQLDWAIPLETLLEVLVSVLQAHAWEDVGLVFCRIRDPGGVVALWTSRAGRAPKLVLNLSQLDTNDAGLQAHLSLLGVLAEGSAQVPVAVLLGCDMARARQVLEAGPPGPRWLLGTPLPAEALPTEGLPPGLLALGEVSRPSLEATVHDAVELVAQALGSAASVQLERTLLPTAINCNDLQPAGQESSGRFLARFLGNTSFQGLTGPVWVTSSSQVYISRHFRVWSLRQDLLGTPAWATLGSWQDGKLELEPGGAAVRPPPPLGTRARPKLRVVTLVEHPFVFAREPDEDGQCPAGQLCLAPGTNDSATLDALFAALANGSVPHALRKCCYGYCIDLLERLAEDTPFDFELYIVGDGKYGALRDGHWTGLVGDLLAGRAHMAVTSFSINSARSKVVDFSSPFFSTSLGIMVRARDTASPLGAFMWPLHWSMWLGVFAALHLTALFLTLYEWRSPYGLTPRGRNRGTIFSYSSALNLCYAILFGRTVSSKTPKCPTGRLLMNLWAIFCLLVLSSYTANLAAVMVGDKTFEELSGIHDPKLHHPSQGFRFGTVWESSAEAYIKKSFPEMYAHMRRHSAPTTPHGIAMLTSDPPKLNAFIMDKSLLDYEVSIDADCKLLTVGKPFAIEGYGIGLPQNSPLTSNLSEFISRYKSSGFIDLLHDKWYKMVPCGKRVFAVTETLQMGIYHFSGLFVLLCLGLGSALLSSLGEHVFYHLVLPCIRRGNRLQYWLHTSQRIHRALNTEPLDRQKEPEPRDPEKQHQDTLTTPASQGTWTEVHQATVRERRVHFLLEPAMATDASVVDTDVEGSRPLKGSVLPCSNGRPPTTLPIGAPRPGELEELEQHIMAVRTKLHQALVRRGELLAQLPGSTCYRPLHLLQACKDTPGGFLMSCPPATPVEDGHAPQPAHLVLHEGRPCKS; encoded by the exons ATGGAGTTTGTACGGGCGCTGTGGCTTGGCCTGGCGCTGGCGCTGGGGCCCGCCCCCGTCAGGGGCCACCCGCAGCCGTGCGACCTCCTGGCGCGACTGGGGGGCTCCGTGCGCCTGGGCGCCCTCCTGCCCCGCGCGCCCGCcgcccgcgcccgcgcccgcGCCGCCTTGGCCCGGTCCGCCCTGGCGTCTCGGCTACCACACAACCTGAGCTTGGAGCTGGTGGTTGCCGCGACCCCTGCCCGCGATCCCGCCTCGCTGGCCCGCGGCCTGTGTCAGACGCTGGCGGCGCCGGGGGTGGTGGCTGTGCTCGCCTTCCCCGAGGCGCAGCCGGAGCTGCTGCAGCTGCACTTCCTAGCCGCGGCCACCGAGACCCCCGTGCTCAGCCTGCTGCGCCTGGAGGCGCGCGCGCCCCTCGGCGTCCCG AACCCGTTTCACTTACAGCTGGATTGGGCCATCCCCCTGGAGACACTGCTTGAGGTGCTGGTGTCTGTGCTGCAGGCTCATGCCTGGGAAGACGTTGGCCTGGTGTTCTGCCGCATCCGGGACCCTGGTGGCGTGGTGGCCCTCTGGACTAGCCGGGCTGGCAGGGCCCCAAAGCTTGTGTTGAACCTGAGCCAACTGGACACGAATGATGCAGGGTTGCAGGCCCACCTTTCCCTGCTCGGGGTGCTGGCAGAGGGCTCAGCCCAGGTACCTGTGGCTGTGCTCCTTGGCTGTGACATGGCCCGTGCCCGTCAGGTGCTGGAGGCTGGGCCCCCTGGACCCCGCTGGCTGCTGGGCACACCACTGCCTGCTGAAGCATTGCCCACTGAGGGCCTGCCACCTGGGTTGCTGGCGCTGGGTGAGGTATCTCGACCCTCACTGGAAGCCACTGTCCACGATGCAGTGGAGCTGGTGGCACAAGCACTGGGCAGTGCGGCCAGTGTACAGCTAGAGCGCACCCTTCTCCCCACCGCCATCAATTGCAATGACTTGCAGCCAGCCGGGCAGGAGTCCTCAGGCCGCTTCTTGGCACG GTTTCTGGGCAACACATCCTTCCAGGGCCTCACGGGGCCAGTGTGGGTGACCAGTTCCTCCCAGGTGTACATATCCCGGCACTTCCGAGTGTGGAGTCTGCGCCAGGACCTGCTGGGCACCCCGGCCTGGGCCACACTGGGCAGTTGGCAGGACGGGAAGCTGGAGTTGGAGCCAGGGGGTGCCGCTGTACGGCCCCCACCTCCACTGGGCACCCGGGCCCGCCCAAAGCTGCGTGTGGTGACGCTGGTGGAGCACCCATTTGTGTTTGCCCGAGAGCCAGATGAAGATGGGCAGTGCCCAGCAGGGCAGTTATGCTTGGCTCCTGGCACCAACGACTCAGCCACCCTGGATGCACTGTTTGctgccctggccaatggctccgTGCCCCATGCCCTGCGCAAGTGTTGCTACGGCTACTGCATTGACCTCCTGGAGCGTCTGGCAGAGGACACCCCCTTTGACTTTGAGCTGTATATTGTGGGCGATGGCAAGTATGGTGCACTGCGGGATGGCCACTGGACAGGCCTGGTGGGTGACCTGCTGGCAGGCAGGGCCCACATGGcagtcaccagcttcagcatcaACTCTGCCCGTTCAAAGGTGGTGGACTTCAGCAGCCCCTTTTTCTCCACCAGCCTGGGCATCATGGTGCGGGCACGGGACACGGCCTCACCCCTTGGTGCCTTCATGTGGCCGTTGCACTGGTCCATGTGGTTGGGTGTCTTTGCCGCCTTGCACCTCACTGCACTCTTCCTCACACTCTACGAGTGGCGCAGTCCCTATGGCCTCACGCCCCGTGGCCGGAACCGTGGCACCATTTTCTCCTATTCCTCGGCCCTCAACCTTTGCTATGCCATCCTGTTTGGACGCACAGTGTCCAGCAAAACACCCAAGTGCCCCACAGGGCGTCTCCTCATGAACCTATGGGCCATCTTCTGCCTGCTTGTGCTGTCTAGCTATACAGCCAACCTGGCTGCCGTCATGGTTGGGGACAAGACTTTTGAGGAGCTGTCTGGGATCCACGACCCCAAG CTGCACCATCCGTCCCAGGGCTTCCGCTTTGGCACTGTGTGGGAGAGCAGTGCCGAAGCCTACATCAAGAAGAGCTTCCCTGAGATGTATGCACACATGAGGCGACACAGTGCGCCCACCACGCCTCATGGCATCGCCATGCTCAC GAGTGACCCCCCCAAACTCAATGCTTTCATCATGGACAAGTCACTCCTGGACTACGAGGTTTCCATTGATGCTGACTGCAAACTGCTGACTGTGGGCAAGCCCTTTGCCATTGAGG GTTACGGCATTGGACTCCCTCAGAACTCACCGCTCACTTCCAACCTGTCTGAGTTCATCAGCCGCTACAAGTCCTCTGGCTTTATCGACCTGTTGCATGACAAGTGGTACAAGATGGTGCCTTGTGGGAAGCGGGTGTTCGCTGTCACAGAG ACCCTGCAGATGGGCATCTACCACTTCTCAGGTCTCTTTGTGCTGCTCTGCCTGGGCCTGGGTAGTGCCTTGCTCAGCTCCCTCGGAGAGCATGTCTTCTACCACCTGGTACTGCCATGCATCCGTAGGGGCAACAGGCTGCAGTACTGGCTGCACACAAGCCAG AGAATCCACCGCGCCCTCAACACAGAACCACTGGATAGGCAGAAGGAGCCCGAGCCAAG GGATCCGGAGAAGCAGCATCAGGACACACTGACTACCCCTGCAAGCCAGGGCACCTGGACAGAGGTGCACCAGGCCACAGTGAGGGAGCGTCGTGTGCACTTCCTTCTGGAGCCAGCTATGGCCACTGATGCATCAGTAGTGGACACAGATGTGGAGGGGTCCAGGCCACTCAAAGGTTCTGTCTTGCCCTGCTCCAATGGCCGGCCACCCACCACATTGCCCATAGGAGCTCCACGCCCAGGGGAGCTAGAGGAACTGGAACAGCACATCATGGCTGTGCGCACAAAGCTCCATCAGGCACTGGTACGGCGTGGGGAGCTCTTGGCCCAGCTCCCAGGTAGCACCTGCTATCGGCCATTGCATTTGCTCCAGGCCTGCAAGGATACACCAGGGGGCTTCCTGATGAGTTGTCCACCTGCTACACCTGTGGAGGATGGCCATGCCCCACAACCAGCCCACTTGGTTTTGCATGAGGGTAGACCGTGCAAAAGCTAA
- the TMEM259 gene encoding membralin isoform X2: MSEHAAPGAPGPGPNGGGGPAPARGPRTPNLNPNPLINVRDRLFHALFFKMAVTYSRLFPPAFRRLFEFFVLLKALFVLFVLAYIHIVFSRSPINCLEHVRDKWPREGVLRVEVQQNSSRAPVFLQFCDSGRSSFPGLAAAPGGLELEEEEEEELTMEMFGNRSIQFELDIEPKVFKPPGGPEALNDSQEFPFPETPSKVWPQDEYIVEYSLEYGFLRLSQATRQRLSIPVMVVTLDPTRDQCFGDRFSRLLLAEFLGYDDILMSSVKGLAENEENKGFLRNVVSGEHYRFVSMWMARASYLAAFVIMVIFTLSVSMLLRYSHHQIFVFIDLLQMLEMNMAIAFPAAPLLTVILALVGMEAIMSEFFNDTTTAFYIILIVWLADQYDAICCHTNTSKRHWLRFFYLYHFAFYAYHYRFNGQYSSLALVTSWLFIQHSMIYFFHHYELPAILQQIRIQEMLLQTPPLGPGTPTALPDDLNNNGGTPAADPDPASQPAAMDPGSLGAGGVPRPVAEAPSSLVAAAASVAAAASSDLGWMAETAAIITDASFLSGLSASLLERRATSPLNPGGGFPRGLQAPQDSAPPNDSPAPDTAPLAAGVSGPIHESPAPADEPLEIGS; encoded by the exons ATGTCGGAGCACGCGGCGCCCGGGGCCCCGGGGCCCGGGCCAAACGGCGGCGGCGGCCCTGCCCCCGCGCGTGGGCCCCGCACCCCCAACCTCAACCCCAACCCTCTCATCAACGTGCGCGACCGGCTTTTCCACGCGCTCTTCTTCAAGATGGCAGTCACCTACTCGCGGCTTTTCCCACCCGCCTTCCGTCGGCTCTTCGAATTCTTCGTGTTGCTCAAG GCCTTGTTTGTGCTCTTTGTCCTGGCCTACATCCACATCGTTTTCTCCCGATCACCCATCAATTGCCTGGAGCATGTGCGTGACAAGTGGCCACGAGAGGGCGTTCTTCGCGTGGAGGTACAGCAGAACTCGAGTCGCGCACCCGTCTTCCTGCAGTTCTGTGACAGTGGTCGCAGCAGCTTCCCTGGTCTTGCTGCGGCACCTGGTGGCCtggagttggaggaggaggaggaagaggagctgaCCATGGAGATGTTTGGGAATCGCTCCATCCAG TTTGAGCTGGACATCGAGCCCAAGGTGTTCAAGCCACCTGGTGGCCCTGAGGCCCTGAATGATAGCCAGGAGTTCCCCTTCCCTGAGACACCCTCGAAAG TGTGGCCACAGGACGAGTACATCGTGGAGTACTCACTGGAGTATGGCTTCCTGCGCCTGTCACAGGCCACGCGACAGCGGCTCAGCATCCCTGTCATGGTGGTTACCCTGG ACCCCACAAGGGACCAGTGCTTTGGGGACCGCTTCAGTCGCCTGCTGCTGGCTGAGTTCCTGGGCTACGATGACATTCTCATGTCTAGCGTGAAGGGCCTGGCCGAGAATGAGGAAAACAAGG GCTTCCTGCGTAATGTGGTGTCAGGCGAACACTACCGATTTGTGAGCATGTGGATGGCCCGAGCATCCTATCTGGCTGCCTTTGTCATCATGGTCATTTTT ACTCTAAGCGTGTCCATGCTGCTCCGCTACTCCCATCACCAGATATTTGTCTTCATTG ACCTGCTGCAGATGCTGGAGATGAACATGGCCATCGCCTTCCCTGCAGCGCCCCTGCTGACCGTCATCCTGGCCCTTGTGG GGATGGAAGCTATCATGTCAGAGTTCTTCAATGACACCACCACTGCCTTCTACATCATCCTCATTGTGTGGCTGGCTGACCAGTATGATGCCATTTGTTGCCACACCAACACCAGCAAGAGGCATTGGCTGCG GTTTTTCTACCTGTACCACTTCGCCTTCTATGCCTACCACTATCGCTTCAATGGGCAGTACAGCAGCCTGGCCCTAGTCACCTCCTGGCTCTTCATCCAG CATTCCATGATCTACTTCTTCCACCACTACGAGCTGCCCGCCATCCTGCAGCAGATCCGCATACAGGAGATGCTGCTACAGACACCACCACTGGGCCCTGGCACCCCCACAGCGCTACCAGATGACCTCAACAACAATGGGGGTACCCCGGCTGCTGACCCTGACCCTGCCAGCCAGCCCGCTGCCATGGACCCTGGCTCACTGGGGGCTGGTGGGGTCCCCAGGCCTGTGGCTGAAGCACCTAGCTCTCTGGTGGCTGCAGCAGCCTCAGTGGCTGCAGCAGCCAGTAGTGACCTGGGCTGGATGGCGGAGACAGCTGCCATCATCACAGACGCCTCTTTCCTGTCTGGCCTGAGTGCTTCCCTCTTGGAGCGGAGGGCAACCAGCCCCCTGAACCCGGGTGGGGGGTTCCCTCGGGGCCTCCAAGCCCCCCAGGACAGTGCTCCCCCAAATGACTCCCCAGCACCTGACACAGCCCCCCTAGCTGCTGGGGTGAGTGGACCCATCCATGAGTCCCCAGCCCCAGCAGACGAACCCTTGGAAATCGGCTCCTAA
- the TMEM259 gene encoding membralin isoform X3 translates to MSEHAAPGAPGPGPNGGGGPAPARGPRTPNLNPNPLINVRDRLFHALFFKMAVTYSRLFPPAFRRLFEFFVLLKALFVLFVLAYIHIVFSRSPINCLEHVRDKWPREGVLRVEVQQNSSRAPVFLQFCDSGRSSFPGLAAAPGGLELEEEEEEELTMEMFGNRSIQFELDIEPKVFKPPGGPEALNDSQEFPFPETPSKVWPQDEYIVEYSLEYGFLRLSQATRQRLSIPVMVVTLDPTRDQCFGDRFSRLLLAEFLGYDDILMSSVKGLAENEENKGFLRNVVSGEHYRFVSMWMARASYLAAFVIMVIFTLSVSMLLRYSHHQIFVFIGMEAIMSEFFNDTTTAFYIILIVWLADQYDAICCHTNTSKRHWLRFFYLYHFAFYAYHYRFNGQYSSLALVTSWLFIQHSMIYFFHHYELPAILQQIRIQEMLLQTPPLGPGTPTALPDDLNNNGGTPAADPDPASQPAAMDPGSLGAGGVPRPVAEAPSSLVAAAASVAAAASSDLGWMAETAAIITDASFLSGLSASLLERRATSPLNPGGGFPRGLQAPQDSAPPNDSPAPDTAPLAAGVSGPIHESPAPADEPLEIGS, encoded by the exons ATGTCGGAGCACGCGGCGCCCGGGGCCCCGGGGCCCGGGCCAAACGGCGGCGGCGGCCCTGCCCCCGCGCGTGGGCCCCGCACCCCCAACCTCAACCCCAACCCTCTCATCAACGTGCGCGACCGGCTTTTCCACGCGCTCTTCTTCAAGATGGCAGTCACCTACTCGCGGCTTTTCCCACCCGCCTTCCGTCGGCTCTTCGAATTCTTCGTGTTGCTCAAG GCCTTGTTTGTGCTCTTTGTCCTGGCCTACATCCACATCGTTTTCTCCCGATCACCCATCAATTGCCTGGAGCATGTGCGTGACAAGTGGCCACGAGAGGGCGTTCTTCGCGTGGAGGTACAGCAGAACTCGAGTCGCGCACCCGTCTTCCTGCAGTTCTGTGACAGTGGTCGCAGCAGCTTCCCTGGTCTTGCTGCGGCACCTGGTGGCCtggagttggaggaggaggaggaagaggagctgaCCATGGAGATGTTTGGGAATCGCTCCATCCAG TTTGAGCTGGACATCGAGCCCAAGGTGTTCAAGCCACCTGGTGGCCCTGAGGCCCTGAATGATAGCCAGGAGTTCCCCTTCCCTGAGACACCCTCGAAAG TGTGGCCACAGGACGAGTACATCGTGGAGTACTCACTGGAGTATGGCTTCCTGCGCCTGTCACAGGCCACGCGACAGCGGCTCAGCATCCCTGTCATGGTGGTTACCCTGG ACCCCACAAGGGACCAGTGCTTTGGGGACCGCTTCAGTCGCCTGCTGCTGGCTGAGTTCCTGGGCTACGATGACATTCTCATGTCTAGCGTGAAGGGCCTGGCCGAGAATGAGGAAAACAAGG GCTTCCTGCGTAATGTGGTGTCAGGCGAACACTACCGATTTGTGAGCATGTGGATGGCCCGAGCATCCTATCTGGCTGCCTTTGTCATCATGGTCATTTTT ACTCTAAGCGTGTCCATGCTGCTCCGCTACTCCCATCACCAGATATTTGTCTTCATTG GGATGGAAGCTATCATGTCAGAGTTCTTCAATGACACCACCACTGCCTTCTACATCATCCTCATTGTGTGGCTGGCTGACCAGTATGATGCCATTTGTTGCCACACCAACACCAGCAAGAGGCATTGGCTGCG GTTTTTCTACCTGTACCACTTCGCCTTCTATGCCTACCACTATCGCTTCAATGGGCAGTACAGCAGCCTGGCCCTAGTCACCTCCTGGCTCTTCATCCAG CATTCCATGATCTACTTCTTCCACCACTACGAGCTGCCCGCCATCCTGCAGCAGATCCGCATACAGGAGATGCTGCTACAGACACCACCACTGGGCCCTGGCACCCCCACAGCGCTACCAGATGACCTCAACAACAATGGGGGTACCCCGGCTGCTGACCCTGACCCTGCCAGCCAGCCCGCTGCCATGGACCCTGGCTCACTGGGGGCTGGTGGGGTCCCCAGGCCTGTGGCTGAAGCACCTAGCTCTCTGGTGGCTGCAGCAGCCTCAGTGGCTGCAGCAGCCAGTAGTGACCTGGGCTGGATGGCGGAGACAGCTGCCATCATCACAGACGCCTCTTTCCTGTCTGGCCTGAGTGCTTCCCTCTTGGAGCGGAGGGCAACCAGCCCCCTGAACCCGGGTGGGGGGTTCCCTCGGGGCCTCCAAGCCCCCCAGGACAGTGCTCCCCCAAATGACTCCCCAGCACCTGACACAGCCCCCCTAGCTGCTGGGGTGAGTGGACCCATCCATGAGTCCCCAGCCCCAGCAGACGAACCCTTGGAAATCGGCTCCTAA
- the TMEM259 gene encoding membralin isoform X1: protein MSEHAAPGAPGPGPNGGGGPAPARGPRTPNLNPNPLINVRDRLFHALFFKMAVTYSRLFPPAFRRLFEFFVLLKALFVLFVLAYIHIVFSRSPINCLEHVRDKWPREGVLRVEVQQNSSRAPVFLQFCDSGRSSFPGLAAAPGGLELEEEEEEELTMEMFGNRSIQFELDIEPKVFKPPGGPEALNDSQEFPFPETPSKVWPQDEYIVEYSLEYGFLRLSQATRQRLSIPVMVVTLDPTRDQCFGDRFSRLLLAEFLGYDDILMSSVKGLAENEENKGFLRNVVSGEHYRFVSMWMARASYLAAFVIMVIFTLSVSMLLRYSHHQIFVFIVDLLQMLEMNMAIAFPAAPLLTVILALVGMEAIMSEFFNDTTTAFYIILIVWLADQYDAICCHTNTSKRHWLRFFYLYHFAFYAYHYRFNGQYSSLALVTSWLFIQHSMIYFFHHYELPAILQQIRIQEMLLQTPPLGPGTPTALPDDLNNNGGTPAADPDPASQPAAMDPGSLGAGGVPRPVAEAPSSLVAAAASVAAAASSDLGWMAETAAIITDASFLSGLSASLLERRATSPLNPGGGFPRGLQAPQDSAPPNDSPAPDTAPLAAGVSGPIHESPAPADEPLEIGS, encoded by the exons ATGTCGGAGCACGCGGCGCCCGGGGCCCCGGGGCCCGGGCCAAACGGCGGCGGCGGCCCTGCCCCCGCGCGTGGGCCCCGCACCCCCAACCTCAACCCCAACCCTCTCATCAACGTGCGCGACCGGCTTTTCCACGCGCTCTTCTTCAAGATGGCAGTCACCTACTCGCGGCTTTTCCCACCCGCCTTCCGTCGGCTCTTCGAATTCTTCGTGTTGCTCAAG GCCTTGTTTGTGCTCTTTGTCCTGGCCTACATCCACATCGTTTTCTCCCGATCACCCATCAATTGCCTGGAGCATGTGCGTGACAAGTGGCCACGAGAGGGCGTTCTTCGCGTGGAGGTACAGCAGAACTCGAGTCGCGCACCCGTCTTCCTGCAGTTCTGTGACAGTGGTCGCAGCAGCTTCCCTGGTCTTGCTGCGGCACCTGGTGGCCtggagttggaggaggaggaggaagaggagctgaCCATGGAGATGTTTGGGAATCGCTCCATCCAG TTTGAGCTGGACATCGAGCCCAAGGTGTTCAAGCCACCTGGTGGCCCTGAGGCCCTGAATGATAGCCAGGAGTTCCCCTTCCCTGAGACACCCTCGAAAG TGTGGCCACAGGACGAGTACATCGTGGAGTACTCACTGGAGTATGGCTTCCTGCGCCTGTCACAGGCCACGCGACAGCGGCTCAGCATCCCTGTCATGGTGGTTACCCTGG ACCCCACAAGGGACCAGTGCTTTGGGGACCGCTTCAGTCGCCTGCTGCTGGCTGAGTTCCTGGGCTACGATGACATTCTCATGTCTAGCGTGAAGGGCCTGGCCGAGAATGAGGAAAACAAGG GCTTCCTGCGTAATGTGGTGTCAGGCGAACACTACCGATTTGTGAGCATGTGGATGGCCCGAGCATCCTATCTGGCTGCCTTTGTCATCATGGTCATTTTT ACTCTAAGCGTGTCCATGCTGCTCCGCTACTCCCATCACCAGATATTTGTCTTCATTG TGGACCTGCTGCAGATGCTGGAGATGAACATGGCCATCGCCTTCCCTGCAGCGCCCCTGCTGACCGTCATCCTGGCCCTTGTGG GGATGGAAGCTATCATGTCAGAGTTCTTCAATGACACCACCACTGCCTTCTACATCATCCTCATTGTGTGGCTGGCTGACCAGTATGATGCCATTTGTTGCCACACCAACACCAGCAAGAGGCATTGGCTGCG GTTTTTCTACCTGTACCACTTCGCCTTCTATGCCTACCACTATCGCTTCAATGGGCAGTACAGCAGCCTGGCCCTAGTCACCTCCTGGCTCTTCATCCAG CATTCCATGATCTACTTCTTCCACCACTACGAGCTGCCCGCCATCCTGCAGCAGATCCGCATACAGGAGATGCTGCTACAGACACCACCACTGGGCCCTGGCACCCCCACAGCGCTACCAGATGACCTCAACAACAATGGGGGTACCCCGGCTGCTGACCCTGACCCTGCCAGCCAGCCCGCTGCCATGGACCCTGGCTCACTGGGGGCTGGTGGGGTCCCCAGGCCTGTGGCTGAAGCACCTAGCTCTCTGGTGGCTGCAGCAGCCTCAGTGGCTGCAGCAGCCAGTAGTGACCTGGGCTGGATGGCGGAGACAGCTGCCATCATCACAGACGCCTCTTTCCTGTCTGGCCTGAGTGCTTCCCTCTTGGAGCGGAGGGCAACCAGCCCCCTGAACCCGGGTGGGGGGTTCCCTCGGGGCCTCCAAGCCCCCCAGGACAGTGCTCCCCCAAATGACTCCCCAGCACCTGACACAGCCCCCCTAGCTGCTGGGGTGAGTGGACCCATCCATGAGTCCCCAGCCCCAGCAGACGAACCCTTGGAAATCGGCTCCTAA